The Alphaproteobacteria bacterium genome has a segment encoding these proteins:
- a CDS encoding dihydrodipicolinate synthase family protein, whose translation MAKFRDYTPAGVIPAAILAFDEDFGINEAETRRHLSFVAATDGISAVTVNGHSSEIHACSFDEQREILDVSMDEIGDVLPLINGVYADGSHEAAKIAKMAEAGGASALLCFPPHSMGMGGIRHRPEMAMAHFSTIADATDLPLIVFQYGDELAYSLDTLVGLAEEIPTIQAVKDWSPPQAHQRHINALQNLPRPVNVLSTNSSWMMSSLVMGANGLLSGAGSVIADMQVALFRAVQADDMTMAQAVADRMLHATEAFYADPFGDMHNRMKEALVHLGRQDRAVVRPPLVKLPDTEIARIGDAMVAAGLTRDGFEVREAAE comes from the coding sequence ATGGCGAAGTTCAGGGACTACACACCCGCAGGCGTGATTCCGGCTGCGATTCTCGCGTTCGACGAGGATTTCGGGATCAACGAGGCCGAGACCCGGCGCCATCTGTCCTTCGTGGCCGCGACGGACGGGATCTCCGCCGTCACGGTGAACGGACATTCCTCGGAAATCCACGCCTGCTCCTTCGACGAGCAACGCGAAATCCTCGATGTGTCCATGGACGAGATCGGCGATGTACTCCCGCTGATCAACGGTGTTTACGCCGACGGCAGCCACGAGGCGGCGAAGATCGCGAAGATGGCCGAGGCGGGCGGCGCATCCGCGTTGCTGTGTTTTCCGCCTCATTCCATGGGCATGGGCGGCATCCGCCACCGGCCGGAAATGGCGATGGCCCATTTCAGCACCATCGCCGACGCCACGGATCTGCCGCTGATCGTGTTCCAGTATGGCGATGAGCTGGCCTATTCTCTGGACACGCTGGTCGGGCTCGCCGAAGAGATTCCGACGATCCAGGCGGTGAAGGACTGGTCGCCGCCCCAGGCCCATCAGCGCCACATCAACGCCCTGCAGAACCTGCCCCGACCGGTGAACGTGCTGTCGACCAACTCGTCATGGATGATGTCGTCCCTCGTGATGGGGGCCAACGGCCTGCTGTCCGGCGCGGGCTCGGTGATCGCCGACATGCAGGTCGCGTTGTTCCGGGCAGTGCAGGCCGACGACATGACGATGGCGCAGGCCGTGGCCGATCGGATGTTGCACGCCACCGAGGCCTTCTACGCCGACCCGTTCGGCGACATGCACAACCGCATGAAGGAAGCGCTCGTCCATCTCGGCCGTCAGGACCGCGCGGTGGTCCGCCCGCCGCTGGTCAAGCTGCCTGATACTGAGATCGCGCGGATTGGTGATGCCATGGTGGCGGCTGGCCTCACGCGGGATGGGTTCGAGGTCCGCGAAGCCGCAGAGTAG